Proteins found in one Amycolatopsis umgeniensis genomic segment:
- a CDS encoding ABC transporter substrate-binding protein: MRTTRTRRLTGALALALTVATAATACGSGDDGKAAEGGQTRVFAADNGQITIPVSPKRVVATGYAVPALLEAGAPLVGVSSWKRGIPLFNEQERKKYDELAKVAGEAASETNYEAIAQADPDLIVIGVPKPVLADIDIKRLEAIAPVVAIGPSVPSMWRELSRKQADAAGAAAGFDAIKTAYDTKAKGLTDKYKSVLPQLKLGHVGAYGEVAKGNFQREFNGSWGTNIAQDLGATYYGQVKVKGGGSKDVSEYPSIEELSTAFAEADAITYSVSADGAVPAPVKYVLDSPLWKELPAVKAGKVYPFRYTEAATYRAATSTLDAVDQAFAPLLKQ; this comes from the coding sequence ATGCGCACCACAAGAACCCGCCGCCTCACCGGAGCGCTCGCGCTCGCGTTGACCGTCGCGACCGCGGCCACCGCCTGTGGCTCGGGTGACGACGGCAAGGCAGCCGAAGGCGGCCAGACCCGGGTGTTCGCCGCCGACAACGGCCAGATCACCATCCCGGTCTCGCCGAAGCGGGTCGTCGCCACCGGCTACGCCGTGCCCGCCCTGCTCGAAGCGGGTGCGCCGCTGGTCGGGGTGTCCAGCTGGAAGCGCGGTATCCCGCTTTTCAACGAGCAGGAGCGCAAGAAGTACGACGAGCTGGCGAAGGTCGCGGGCGAGGCGGCTTCGGAGACGAACTACGAGGCGATCGCCCAGGCGGATCCGGACCTCATCGTGATCGGCGTGCCGAAGCCGGTGCTCGCCGACATCGACATCAAGCGGCTCGAAGCGATCGCCCCCGTCGTGGCCATCGGCCCGTCGGTGCCGTCGATGTGGCGTGAGCTGTCCCGCAAGCAGGCCGACGCCGCCGGTGCGGCCGCCGGGTTCGACGCGATCAAGACCGCGTACGACACCAAGGCCAAGGGCCTCACCGACAAGTACAAGTCCGTGCTGCCGCAGCTGAAGCTCGGCCACGTCGGCGCGTACGGCGAGGTCGCCAAGGGCAACTTCCAGCGCGAGTTCAACGGTTCCTGGGGCACCAACATCGCCCAGGACCTCGGCGCCACCTACTACGGCCAGGTCAAGGTCAAGGGCGGCGGCTCCAAGGACGTCAGCGAGTACCCGTCGATCGAAGAGCTCTCGACGGCGTTCGCCGAGGCCGACGCGATCACCTACTCCGTCAGCGCGGACGGTGCCGTGCCGGCGCCGGTCAAGTACGTCCTCGACTCGCCGCTGTGGAAGGAACTCCCCGCGGTGAAGGCGGGCAAGGTCTACCCGTTCCGCTACACCGAGGCCG